In Hyperolius riggenbachi isolate aHypRig1 chromosome 10, aHypRig1.pri, whole genome shotgun sequence, a genomic segment contains:
- the LOC137536921 gene encoding oocyte zinc finger protein XlCOF6.1-like, which yields MCAECCKCFAKKQSLVSHQKALTGEKPYACTECGKSFVKKPFLTTHLRSHTGKKPFVCPECGKCFRQKPHLQRHQRCHTEDKAFSCTICGKCFCCKSQLTLHHRMHTGEKLLPVLSVGNGSDTNHILTDI from the coding sequence ATGTGTGCTGAGTGTTGTAAATGCTTTGCAAAGAAACAATCCCTTGTCTCACATCAGAAAGCTCTCACGGGTGAAAAGCCCTATGCctgcactgagtgtgggaaatcttttgtGAAGAAACCATTCCTTACCACACATCTGAGGTCTCATACGGGGAAGAAGCCTTTTgtctgtcctgagtgtgggaaatgtttcaggcaGAAACCCCATTTGCAAAGACATCAGAGATGTCACACAGAGGATAAGGCATTTTCGTGCACCATCTGTGGGAAATGCTTTTGCTGCAAATCACAACTCACCTTACATCATAGAATGCATACTGGAGAAAAGCTTTTacctgtcctgagtgtgggaaatggttcagATACAAACCACATCTTAACAGATATCTGA